The following proteins come from a genomic window of Geomonas sp. RF6:
- a CDS encoding response regulator transcription factor: protein MTTSNRSSVIVFQNHTEDMEFLASSGVVAVVLDAEMLGPSRLNLLANLRSSYPEVTIIVADRPDLRAAPESLVPERLIRAAQYIQDHCSEPLYLERIASEACLSKFHFSREFKRYFSVSPIQFMINSRINLALDLMAQGMSPLAHVAVHCGFSDQSEFTKWFQRITGSPPSSWNPKG from the coding sequence ATGACAACGTCGAATAGATCTTCTGTCATAGTTTTTCAGAACCACACGGAGGATATGGAGTTCCTGGCCTCCTCCGGCGTAGTTGCTGTCGTTCTCGATGCCGAAATGCTCGGCCCTTCCCGGCTCAATCTGCTGGCCAACCTCAGATCCTCGTATCCCGAAGTTACCATCATAGTCGCAGACCGCCCTGACTTGCGCGCTGCCCCGGAAAGTCTTGTGCCGGAGCGACTCATCAGGGCCGCGCAGTACATCCAGGATCACTGCTCCGAGCCGTTATACCTCGAGAGGATCGCCAGCGAGGCATGCCTTAGCAAGTTCCACTTCAGCCGGGAGTTCAAGAGATACTTCTCCGTCAGTCCCATCCAGTTCATGATCAACAGTCGCATCAATCTAGCTTTGGACCTCATGGCCCAAGGTATGTCCCCTCTTGCGCATGTAGCCGTCCATTGCGGATTCAGTGACCAGAGCGAATTCACCAAATGGTTTCAACGTATCACAGGCTCACCTCCTTCCTCATGGAACCCCAAAGGGTAA
- the cmoA gene encoding carboxy-S-adenosyl-L-methionine synthase CmoA — MIDFKFDERVVAVFPDMIQRSVPGYGMIISNIGILAGKYAQPGSHCYDLGCSLGAATLAMRQRIKQPECDIIAVDNSPAMIERGRELLARDSVPTVPVTMICADIQEVAIENASVVVLNFTLQFIPPAQRLALIQRIHAGLRPGGILILSEKIAFSEPVRQHFHEELHHDFKRANGYSDLEISQKRSALEKVMIPETLSCHQERLEAAGFSSSDLWFQCFNFASLVAIK, encoded by the coding sequence ATGATCGACTTTAAATTCGATGAACGGGTCGTTGCGGTTTTTCCCGATATGATACAACGCTCCGTTCCCGGGTACGGCATGATCATATCCAATATCGGCATCCTCGCCGGGAAGTACGCCCAGCCCGGGAGCCACTGCTATGATCTCGGCTGTTCGCTCGGAGCGGCCACCCTCGCGATGCGCCAGCGCATCAAGCAGCCGGAGTGCGACATAATCGCTGTTGATAACTCCCCCGCAATGATCGAGCGCGGGCGGGAGCTCCTCGCGCGCGATTCCGTGCCAACCGTTCCGGTGACGATGATCTGTGCCGATATCCAGGAGGTGGCTATCGAGAACGCCTCGGTAGTCGTCCTCAACTTTACCCTGCAGTTCATCCCGCCGGCGCAGCGTCTGGCGCTGATTCAGCGGATCCATGCGGGGCTGAGACCAGGCGGCATCCTCATCCTCTCAGAAAAGATCGCCTTCAGCGAGCCGGTGCGACAGCACTTTCATGAAGAGTTGCATCACGACTTCAAACGGGCCAACGGCTACAGCGACCTCGAGATCAGCCAAAAGCGCTCGGCGCTGGAAAAGGTGATGATCCCGGAGACCCTCTCCTGTCACCAGGAGCGGCTGGAGGCCGCGGGATTCTCTTCCTCAGATCTGTGGTTCCAGTGCTTCAACTTTGCCTCTCTGGTTGCGATAAAATGA
- the cmoB gene encoding tRNA 5-methoxyuridine(34)/uridine 5-oxyacetic acid(34) synthase CmoB, which yields MKFYDTLYPQLAAMGQERWAEQLQATLPERLDLDGHGKMAAWLSALQSLPEIRPSRIELKDNVTIGCSSDLGDIDREELIAQLQAFHPWRKGPYNFFGIKIDTEWRSDWKWDRVFPHIQPLAGRRVLDVGCGNGYHGWRMRGAGADFVLGIEPFLLSVQQFQVMQRYIRDPQHHGIPIGIEDVPPDLACFDSVFSMGVLYHRRSPLDHLFELKGCLRRGGQLILETLIVEGDQQTIFMPEGRYAKMRNVWFLPSIAAMMLWLQRCGFTEIACVDTNRTSREEQRSTEWMHFESLADFLDPDDPEKTIEGHPAPLRAVFTATRP from the coding sequence ATGAAATTTTACGACACCCTCTATCCGCAACTCGCCGCCATGGGGCAGGAGCGCTGGGCAGAGCAACTGCAAGCGACCCTACCGGAAAGACTGGACCTCGACGGGCACGGCAAGATGGCGGCGTGGCTAAGCGCCCTCCAGTCGCTGCCGGAGATACGTCCCTCCCGAATCGAGCTGAAAGACAATGTCACCATCGGCTGCAGCAGCGATCTTGGTGACATCGACAGGGAGGAGCTGATCGCTCAACTCCAGGCATTTCACCCGTGGAGAAAAGGGCCCTACAACTTCTTCGGCATCAAGATCGATACCGAGTGGCGGTCGGACTGGAAGTGGGATCGCGTTTTTCCGCACATCCAGCCGCTGGCGGGACGCAGGGTCCTCGACGTCGGCTGCGGCAACGGCTATCACGGCTGGCGCATGCGCGGCGCCGGCGCCGATTTCGTGCTCGGGATCGAGCCGTTTCTCCTCTCGGTGCAGCAGTTCCAGGTGATGCAGCGCTACATACGCGATCCGCAGCATCATGGCATCCCCATCGGCATCGAGGATGTCCCCCCCGATCTCGCCTGCTTCGACAGCGTCTTCTCCATGGGCGTCCTGTACCATCGTCGTTCCCCCCTGGACCATCTTTTCGAGCTGAAGGGGTGCCTGCGCCGGGGGGGACAACTGATTCTGGAGACGCTGATTGTGGAAGGGGATCAGCAGACGATCTTCATGCCGGAGGGACGCTACGCGAAGATGCGCAATGTGTGGTTTCTGCCGTCGATTGCGGCGATGATGTTGTGGCTGCAGCGGTGCGGATTCACCGAGATTGCCTGCGTCGACACCAACCGCACCAGCCGCGAGGAGCAGCGCTCGACGGAGTGGATGCACTTTGAGTCGCTGGCGGATTTTCTTGATCCGGATGACCCGGAGAAGACGATCGAAGGGCACCCGGCACCGCTGAGGGCGGTTTTCACTGCGACGAGGCCATAG
- a CDS encoding ATP-binding protein has protein sequence MIASSAELIAVLRQYNPWWSGARFPDLPAWRRAAFREVNDWLHAPPAGRALLLSGPRQVGKTTLLLQAIDVLLDQGVAPTNILYATFDHPLLKLIGLDGLLRLWREFEPAREGVEYLFLDEIQATKDWQVWLKHQVDFEKKRRIAVTGSATPLQMEGQESGVGRWHTIRLATLSFYEYLQIRNDPMPQLPPMTSLMTLFGKTPGWFARIGEDSRPLTGLFHEYLLRGGFPQSTLVSSIPMAQKLLREDIVDKVLKRDMTALFGVRRVLELEQTFLYLCLHDGGLMDMQVLSKNLEVKKATASNFIALLEATHLIYRLLPFGYGKEILRGKAKIYLADAAIAPGVLLKGKGLLEDVNSLGQAVETAFFKHVFTRYYQRSISFSYWRGGKKDLEVDIIADVGGRLVPFEVKYRGTNVTSNELKGLVEFCKERKVKRAYVITKDAADFGVLSLGGGEIEALKIPAPLACYWLGRSEIEATDAQEADG, from the coding sequence GTGATTGCATCTAGTGCTGAGCTCATCGCCGTGTTGAGGCAATACAATCCATGGTGGTCGGGGGCTCGTTTTCCGGATCTGCCTGCTTGGCGACGCGCAGCCTTTCGGGAAGTAAATGATTGGCTGCATGCCCCACCAGCAGGGCGTGCCCTGTTGCTATCGGGTCCGCGCCAGGTCGGCAAGACCACACTCCTGCTCCAGGCAATCGATGTGCTGCTGGATCAGGGGGTAGCACCCACCAATATACTTTACGCCACCTTCGACCATCCGCTGCTCAAGCTAATCGGGCTGGACGGCCTGCTCCGACTTTGGCGAGAGTTCGAGCCGGCGCGGGAGGGGGTTGAGTACCTCTTTCTCGACGAGATCCAGGCCACGAAGGACTGGCAGGTCTGGCTAAAGCATCAGGTGGACTTCGAGAAGAAGCGGCGGATTGCCGTGACGGGGTCTGCTACCCCGCTGCAGATGGAAGGGCAGGAGTCGGGAGTGGGCCGCTGGCACACCATCAGACTGGCAACACTCTCTTTCTACGAGTACCTGCAAATCCGCAACGATCCGATGCCGCAGTTGCCGCCGATGACCTCCCTGATGACGCTGTTCGGTAAAACCCCAGGGTGGTTTGCCCGCATTGGGGAGGACTCGCGGCCGTTGACCGGCCTTTTCCACGAATACCTCCTGCGCGGCGGTTTTCCACAAAGCACGTTAGTCAGCAGCATCCCGATGGCGCAGAAACTCCTCCGAGAGGACATTGTCGACAAGGTGCTGAAGCGGGATATGACCGCGCTGTTTGGGGTGCGGCGAGTGCTGGAGCTCGAACAGACCTTCCTGTATCTCTGTCTGCACGACGGCGGCCTTATGGACATGCAGGTACTTAGCAAAAACCTGGAGGTAAAGAAAGCTACCGCCAGTAACTTCATCGCCCTTTTGGAAGCGACCCACTTGATTTACCGCCTGCTTCCCTTCGGCTATGGGAAGGAGATTCTCAGGGGAAAGGCAAAGATCTACCTGGCTGACGCAGCGATCGCCCCCGGCGTCCTCCTGAAAGGAAAGGGGCTTCTGGAGGATGTGAACTCGCTGGGCCAGGCCGTCGAGACCGCCTTTTTCAAACATGTCTTCACCCGCTATTACCAGCGGAGCATCTCCTTCTCATATTGGCGCGGCGGGAAAAAGGACCTGGAAGTGGACATCATAGCTGATGTGGGGGGGCGGCTGGTGCCCTTTGAGGTCAAATACCGCGGAACCAATGTCACCAGCAATGAGCTAAAGGGACTAGTGGAGTTCTGCAAGGAACGTAAGGTGAAGCGTGCATATGTTATCACTAAGGATGCAGCAGACTTCGGAGTTCTGTCGCTGGGAGGGGGCGAGATCGAGGCCCTGAAAATCCCGGCTCCGCTGGCATGCTACTGGCTCGGTAGGTCAGAGATCGAGGCCACCGATGCTCAGGAAGCAGACGGCTAG